One region of Channa argus isolate prfri chromosome 20, Channa argus male v1.0, whole genome shotgun sequence genomic DNA includes:
- the tmem235b gene encoding transmembrane protein 235 — protein MKVSFGSLVITAGICGILSFAFLSTSLGTEYWYIIEMNPSNMSDIEDMSSHSGLWSINEDGKTNADSIDSFKADYSKFSETELHLLNMHSAIVVVLPLSLILLLFGGICGLVSSLARSPVLLTGTASYFFISSLLTLCGVSLYIIYSHEALAETERLVGPEGLAYIHTSFGWSLALAWLSYGLELLTGALLLIAAQMVKLHPSSPTLA, from the exons ATGAAAGTCAGCTTTGGTTCTCTGGTGATCACAGCCGGCATCTGTGGGATTCTGAGCTTCGCTTTTTTGTCGACTTCCCTTGGAACCGAGTATTGGTATATCATAGAGATGAATCCTTCGAACATGAGCGACATAGAGGACATGAGCTCCCACTCGGGACTGTGGAGTATCAATGAAG ACGGGAAGACCAATGCCGATTCTATTGACTCCTTTAAAGCTGACTACTCTAAGTTCTCTGAGACTGAGCTGCACTTGCTGA acatgcacagtgCAATAGTGGTGGTGCTCCCTCTCAGCCTCATCCTGCTGCTCTTTGGAGGCATCTGTGGATTGGTCAGCTCCCTGGCTCGGAGCCCTGTCCTCCTCACTGGTACTGCCTCCTACTTCTTCATTAGCA GTCTGCTGACCCTGTGTGGCGTGAGCCTCTACATCATTTACTCACATGAGGCCCTGGCTGAGACAGAAAGGCTGGTGGGGCCTGAGGGTCTGGCCTATATCCATACCTCCTTCGGCTGGTCTCTGGCTTTGGCGTGGCTTTCCTATGGTCTGGAGCTTCTAACTGGTGCACTGCTGCTCATAGCTGCACAAATGGTCAAGCTGCATCCCAGCAGTCCCACTCTGGCCTGA
- the birc5a gene encoding baculoviral IAP repeat-containing protein 5a, translating to MLRNDVSYVKPITVDVGTFLKFEKDFWLGGFNCLVHDLTVNKMDPLNEEDTRMYFYENRIKSFDGWPFDEDCKCTPENMAKAGFIHTPTENSPDVAMCFFCFKELEGWEPEDDPEKEHKSHSPSCHFIALTKTVEELTVEEFFKLQKERHKNIIIKSCNQAIGKFEEAAKSRRAEILKTALEEE from the exons ATGTTACGCAATGACGTGTCATACGTCAAGCCAATCACAGTCGACGTTGGAACGTTCCTCAAATTTGAAAAGGATTTTTGGCTCGGTGGCTTCAACTGTTTAGTACACGACTTAACGGTGAATAAAATGGACCCGTTAAATGAGGAGGATACcagaatgtatttttatgaaaacagaataaaaagctTCGATGGGTGGCCATTCGACGAAGACTGCAAGTGTACACCGGAGAAC ATGGCCAAAGCTGGCTTTATTCACACGCCTACAGAAAACAGCCCAGATGTCGCCATGTGTTTCTTCTGCTTCAAAGAGCTGGAGGGCTGGGAGCCAGAGGATGACCCAGA GAAGGAGCACAAATCACATTCACCATCCTGCCACTTTATTGCCTTGACAAAAACAGTAGAAGAGCTTACTGTGGAGGAATTCTTCAAATTACAGAAGGAGAGACACAAGAACATCATT ATCAAATCCTGTAACCAGGCAATTGGCAAGTTTGAAGAGGCAGCAAAATCAAGAAGAGCAGAGATCCTCAAGACAGCACTGGAAGAAGAGTGA
- the faap100 gene encoding Fanconi anemia core complex-associated protein 100 isoform X1, whose product MEGRCAVEIWTEFGFSGTPFTTKLKTGLGTDVFLCTGSDEVYVFNTEERKFTAFLKFPGPVSDLIEIHDKQLLYVSCRNGVYCVNLPFMLSRIQSSSSPAELKISSECLVVGEEGALSLLLIGSVLLILSYRDASWLLSLYKTPKETQSSIYKKLSSFSLPLVSGVVNGDSKLKTGVRRRPVLICVHSGHTTSPPLSSTSSAEATLTASHFHLEPVLFKLLFGIDTALINSPVVLCGLPDGRLCFLPLRLPGSQLRFLHNLEQPIVFVGASVTMETDPGHAQCLVVVGELGRVVLIRKNKGGPEAGCSAAGFTDGCLPGPVVCSCVDKKHLYYSTGSDLLVLDLTKGPSESEVQERDEETSLKLAAALQSPTSLNVCRIIDLAEPTHSTTGEIQLLGLSVRGQLQRITLPLGREDARLSELPSTQMGRNVKDLLSAIGDVCERASVLKTSIKSKNQILRHLNQVLNISFLLTASTNNEEHLSVQEKPIRCHAMARWSRLLQKDSLSLTCVLDNSSPYVLEQGWTLSITVFPLSYSLSAGGESSSTSFSFPLHNFHPGETLEVSLPLAAGGGTSFPMTVNCSLIFSLKNVLGEEELVGFTGLQSNCISLPLNTLVVDWLHALQVNSPTASRKNTTSQSDVKTDAIRAFLRSHQIRYSAGGESVINQEKEQYSASVWVSSELLKDTLKLKSSDVDQPGSKSVHQSICICLLDWLFSEGHGGVKTGYQEDKFALSSSVVCAQGPEGETVKLTVKKANVGEQSLAKEEPLATVEVRVESTSLAAVCGLHHAVLSRVQTLLQRAPERAACTKRVQNLGLRQALQRAERLLQQIQQRRISEAFGVGVSTGQMTLSLLSVYRELRDNPLPII is encoded by the exons ATGGAGGGACGATGTGCAGTTGAGATTTGGACAGAGTTTGGATTTTCAGGGACACCATTCACCACAAAGCTGAAGACTGGTTTGGGGACAGATGTTTTCCTCTGCACTGGCAGCGACGAGGTCTACGTATTCAATACTGAAGAGAGGAAATTCACG GCTTTCCTCAAATTCCCTGGACCTGTGAGTGACCTGATTGAGATTCATGATAAACAACTTCTTTATGTGTCCTGTAGGAATGGCGTTTACTGTGTCAACTTACCATTTATGCTGTCCAG GATCCAAAGCTCCTCCAGTCCAGCTGAACTGAAAATTTCGTCAGAATGTCTTGTTGTTGGAGAAGAAGGAGCATTATCATTGCTCCTTATTGGCTCAGTACTCCTGATCCTTTCCTACAGAGATGCATCCTGGCTGTTGAGTCTCTACAAAACACCAAAAGAAACACAGTCAAGCATCTATAAGAAGCTCAGTTCGTTTAGTCTGCCACTGGTGTCAGGTGTTGTAAATGGAGACAGCAAATTAAAGACAGGCGTAAGAAGAAGGCCTGTGCTAATATGTGTCCATTCTGGTCATACAACCTCACCACCTTTGTCTTCCACTTCCTCAGCAGAGGCAACCTTAACTGCCAGCCACTTCCATCTTGAGCCTGTACTTTTCAAACTACTTTTTGGTATCGATACTGCCCTCATCAACTCACCAGTTGTCCTTTGTGGCCTGCCTGACGGACGCTTATGCTTCCTTCCTCTGCGCCTCCCTGGATCACAGCTCAGATTCCTGCATAACCTTGAGCAGCCTATAGTATTTGTTGGAGCAtctgttaccatggaaacagaTCCAGGACATGCACAGTGTTTAGTGGTAGTGGGTGAACTAGGGAGAGTTGTGCTCATCAGAAAAAATAAGGGAGGGCCAGAGGCAGGGTGTAGTGCAGCTGGTTTTACTGATGGCTGCCTTCCGGGGCCTGTAGTGTGCAGCTGTGTGgataaaaaacatctttactACAGTACTGGTTCAGACCTGTTGGTACTGGATCTAACAAAGGGACCATCTGAGAGTGAAGTCCAAGAAAGAGATGAGGAGACATCTCTAAAGTTAGCTGCTGCCCTTCAAAGCCCCAccagtttaaatgtgtgtagaATCATTGATTTGGCTGAACCTACACATAGCACTACAG GTGAAATTCAGCTACTGGGACTGTCAGTCAGAGGACAGCTCCAGAGGATTACATTACCATTGGGAAGAGAGGATGCAAGATTGTCTGAGCTGCCTTCTACACAGATGGGTCGTAATGTCAAGGACCTCCTGTCTGCTATTGGGGATGTTTGTGAAAG AGCATCAGTGCTGAAAACTTCCATCAAATCCAAAAATCAAATCCTGAGGCACCTGAATCAAGTGCTCAACATTAGCTTCCTGCTGACAGCCAGTACAAATAATGAAGAGCATCTTTCCGTCCAGGAGAAGCCAATCAGATGTCATGCCATGGCCAGATGGAGTAGACTGCTTCAGAAAGACTCATTAAGCCTAACATGTGTCCTGGATAATTCAAGTCCTTATGTTCTGGAACAAGGCTGGACACTGAGCATTActgtttttcctctgtcctATTCTCTCAGCGCAGGGGGGGAAAGCTCCTCCACAAGTTTCTCATTCCCACTCCATAATTTCCATCCAGGGGAAACATTAGAAGTATCACTGCCCCTGGCAGCTGGAGGTGGCACATCCTTCCCCATGACGGTCAACTGCTCACTCATCTTCTCGCTCAAAAATGTCCTGGGAGAGGAGGAGTTGGTGGGCTTTACTGGCCTGCAGAGTAATTGCATCAGTTTGCCATTGAACACACTCGTTGTGGACTGGTTGCATGCCCTGCAGGTGAACAGTCCCACAGCCTCCCGTAAAAACACCACCTCTCAATCAGATGTCAAAACAGATGCCATCCGAGCCTTTCTGAGGTCACATCAGATTAGGTATAGTGCAGGAGGAGAGAGTGTGATAAATCAAGAGAAGGAGCAGTATTCTGCAAGTGTTTGGGTGTCATCAGAGTTACTGAAGGATACGCTGAAGTTGAAAAGCTCAGACGTGGATCAACCAGGCTCAAAGTCTGTCCATCAAAGTATCTGCATTTGTCTACTGGACTGGCTGTTTTCTGAAGGTCACGGAGGAGTGAAGACTGGATACCAAGAAGACAAATTTGCCCTTAGCAGCTCAGTGGTCTGTGCTCAAGGTCCAGAAGGAGAAACAGTTAAACTGACTGTGAAGAAG GCTAATGTTGGGGAACAGAGCCTGGCAAAGGAGGAACCTCTGGCCACAGTAGAGGTGCGGGTTGAGAGCACATCTTTAGCAGCAGTGTGTGGACTGCACCATGCTGTGCTAAGCAGGGTACAG ACGCTGTTGCAGAGAGCTCCTGAGAGGGCAGCTTGCACAAAGAGGGTCCAGAATTTAGGTTTAAGACAGGCGCTGCAGCGTGCTGAG CGCTTGTTGCAGCAGATCCAACAAAGACGAATCTCAGAGGCCTTTGGTGTGGGCGTGTCCACAGGGCAGATGACCCTGTCTCTTCTCAGTGTTTACAGAGAACTCAGAGACAATCCTCTCCCTATTATTTAA
- the LOC137105420 gene encoding uncharacterized protein C16orf52 homolog B-like has protein sequence MDKLTVISGCLFLAADIFAIASIANPDWINTGESAGSLTVGLVRQCQTIHSRDRTCIPPQLPPEWVTTLFFIILGIISLTVSCGLLVMSHWCHEATRYARWIAFTGMVLFCMAALIFPIGFYINEVGGQPYKLPNNTVVGSSYVLFVLSIFFTIVGLLFAGKVCLPG, from the exons ATGGATAAACTCACCGTGATATCAGGATGTCTCTTCCTTGCTGCAGACATCTTCGCCATCGCCAGCATCGCCAACCCGGACTGGATCAACACTGGAGAGTCAGCTG GCTCTCTGACTGTGGGTCTTGTTCGTCAGTGCCAGACCATCCACAGCCGAGACCGGACCTGCATTCCTCCGCAGCTGCCCCCAGAGTGGGTCACCACactcttcttcatcatcttgGGCATCATCTCCCTCACAGTCAGCTGTGGTCTGCTGGTGATGTCACACTGGTGCCACGAGGCCACGCGATACGCCCGATGGATCGCTTTCACAGGCA TGGTCCTGTTTTGTATGGCCGCTCTCATATTCCCAATCGGTTTCTACATCAACGAGGTTGGAGGACAGCCATATAAGCTGCCCAACAACACAGTGGTGGGCTCCTCCTATgtgctctttgttttgtctattttcttCACCATAGTGGGCTTGCTGTTTGCTGGCAAGGTGTGTTTGCCTGGCTGA
- the faap100 gene encoding Fanconi anemia core complex-associated protein 100 isoform X2, with product MEGRCAVEIWTEFGFSGTPFTTKLKTGLGTDVFLCTGSDEVYVFNTEERKFTAFLKFPGPVSDLIEIHDKQLLYVSCRNGVYCVNLPFMLSRIQSSSSPAELKISSECLVVGEEGALSLLLIGSVLLILSYRDASWLLSLYKTPKETQSSIYKKLSSFSLPLVSGVVNGDSKLKTGVRRRPVLICVHSGHTTSPPLSSTSSAEATLTASHFHLEPVLFKLLFGIDTALINSPVVLCGLPDGRLCFLPLRLPGSQLRFLHNLEQPIVFVGASVTMETDPGHAQCLVVVGELGRVVLIRKNKGGPEAGCSAAGFTDGCLPGPVVCSCVDKKHLYYSTGSDLLVLDLTKGPSESEVQERDEETSLKLAAALQSPTSLNVCRIIDLAEPTHSTTGEIQLLGLSVRGQLQRITLPLGREDARLSELPSTQMGRNVKDLLSAIGDVCERASVLKTSIKSKNQILRHLNQVLNISFLLTASTNNEEHLSVQEKPIRCHAMARWSRLLQKDSLSLTCVLDNSSPYVLEQGWTLSITVFPLSYSLSAGGESSSTSFSFPLHNFHPGETLEVSLPLAAGGGTSFPMTVNCSLIFSLKNVLGEEELVGFTGLQSNCISLPLNTLVVDWLHALQVNSPTASRKNTTSQSDVKTDAIRAFLRSHQIRYSAGGESVINQEKEQYSASVWVSSELLKDTLKLKSSDVDQPGSKSVHQSICICLLDWLFSEGHGGVKTGYQEDKFALSSSVVCAQGPEGETVKLTVKKANVGEQSLAKEEPLATVEVRVESTSLAAVCGLHHAVLSRVQTLLQRAPERAACTKRVQNLGLRQALQRAE from the exons ATGGAGGGACGATGTGCAGTTGAGATTTGGACAGAGTTTGGATTTTCAGGGACACCATTCACCACAAAGCTGAAGACTGGTTTGGGGACAGATGTTTTCCTCTGCACTGGCAGCGACGAGGTCTACGTATTCAATACTGAAGAGAGGAAATTCACG GCTTTCCTCAAATTCCCTGGACCTGTGAGTGACCTGATTGAGATTCATGATAAACAACTTCTTTATGTGTCCTGTAGGAATGGCGTTTACTGTGTCAACTTACCATTTATGCTGTCCAG GATCCAAAGCTCCTCCAGTCCAGCTGAACTGAAAATTTCGTCAGAATGTCTTGTTGTTGGAGAAGAAGGAGCATTATCATTGCTCCTTATTGGCTCAGTACTCCTGATCCTTTCCTACAGAGATGCATCCTGGCTGTTGAGTCTCTACAAAACACCAAAAGAAACACAGTCAAGCATCTATAAGAAGCTCAGTTCGTTTAGTCTGCCACTGGTGTCAGGTGTTGTAAATGGAGACAGCAAATTAAAGACAGGCGTAAGAAGAAGGCCTGTGCTAATATGTGTCCATTCTGGTCATACAACCTCACCACCTTTGTCTTCCACTTCCTCAGCAGAGGCAACCTTAACTGCCAGCCACTTCCATCTTGAGCCTGTACTTTTCAAACTACTTTTTGGTATCGATACTGCCCTCATCAACTCACCAGTTGTCCTTTGTGGCCTGCCTGACGGACGCTTATGCTTCCTTCCTCTGCGCCTCCCTGGATCACAGCTCAGATTCCTGCATAACCTTGAGCAGCCTATAGTATTTGTTGGAGCAtctgttaccatggaaacagaTCCAGGACATGCACAGTGTTTAGTGGTAGTGGGTGAACTAGGGAGAGTTGTGCTCATCAGAAAAAATAAGGGAGGGCCAGAGGCAGGGTGTAGTGCAGCTGGTTTTACTGATGGCTGCCTTCCGGGGCCTGTAGTGTGCAGCTGTGTGgataaaaaacatctttactACAGTACTGGTTCAGACCTGTTGGTACTGGATCTAACAAAGGGACCATCTGAGAGTGAAGTCCAAGAAAGAGATGAGGAGACATCTCTAAAGTTAGCTGCTGCCCTTCAAAGCCCCAccagtttaaatgtgtgtagaATCATTGATTTGGCTGAACCTACACATAGCACTACAG GTGAAATTCAGCTACTGGGACTGTCAGTCAGAGGACAGCTCCAGAGGATTACATTACCATTGGGAAGAGAGGATGCAAGATTGTCTGAGCTGCCTTCTACACAGATGGGTCGTAATGTCAAGGACCTCCTGTCTGCTATTGGGGATGTTTGTGAAAG AGCATCAGTGCTGAAAACTTCCATCAAATCCAAAAATCAAATCCTGAGGCACCTGAATCAAGTGCTCAACATTAGCTTCCTGCTGACAGCCAGTACAAATAATGAAGAGCATCTTTCCGTCCAGGAGAAGCCAATCAGATGTCATGCCATGGCCAGATGGAGTAGACTGCTTCAGAAAGACTCATTAAGCCTAACATGTGTCCTGGATAATTCAAGTCCTTATGTTCTGGAACAAGGCTGGACACTGAGCATTActgtttttcctctgtcctATTCTCTCAGCGCAGGGGGGGAAAGCTCCTCCACAAGTTTCTCATTCCCACTCCATAATTTCCATCCAGGGGAAACATTAGAAGTATCACTGCCCCTGGCAGCTGGAGGTGGCACATCCTTCCCCATGACGGTCAACTGCTCACTCATCTTCTCGCTCAAAAATGTCCTGGGAGAGGAGGAGTTGGTGGGCTTTACTGGCCTGCAGAGTAATTGCATCAGTTTGCCATTGAACACACTCGTTGTGGACTGGTTGCATGCCCTGCAGGTGAACAGTCCCACAGCCTCCCGTAAAAACACCACCTCTCAATCAGATGTCAAAACAGATGCCATCCGAGCCTTTCTGAGGTCACATCAGATTAGGTATAGTGCAGGAGGAGAGAGTGTGATAAATCAAGAGAAGGAGCAGTATTCTGCAAGTGTTTGGGTGTCATCAGAGTTACTGAAGGATACGCTGAAGTTGAAAAGCTCAGACGTGGATCAACCAGGCTCAAAGTCTGTCCATCAAAGTATCTGCATTTGTCTACTGGACTGGCTGTTTTCTGAAGGTCACGGAGGAGTGAAGACTGGATACCAAGAAGACAAATTTGCCCTTAGCAGCTCAGTGGTCTGTGCTCAAGGTCCAGAAGGAGAAACAGTTAAACTGACTGTGAAGAAG GCTAATGTTGGGGAACAGAGCCTGGCAAAGGAGGAACCTCTGGCCACAGTAGAGGTGCGGGTTGAGAGCACATCTTTAGCAGCAGTGTGTGGACTGCACCATGCTGTGCTAAGCAGGGTACAG ACGCTGTTGCAGAGAGCTCCTGAGAGGGCAGCTTGCACAAAGAGGGTCCAGAATTTAGGTTTAAGACAGGCGCTGCAGCGTGCTGAG TGA
- the uqcrc2b gene encoding cytochrome b-c1 complex subunit 2, mitochondrial translates to MKGIRGISQLSTRLYAAQAARKEFSGAAECVKLQPQDVQVTRLPSGLVITSLENYSPASKIGVFIKAGCRYETPDNLGVTHLLRLASNLTTKGASSFKICRGIEAVGGSLSVTSSRENMIYTVDCLRDDIDTVMEYLINVTTAPEFRPWEVSELTDRVKIDKALAAQSAQIAVVEGLHEAAYKNALCNSLYCPDHMVGSIHSENLHQFVQNNFTSARMALVGLGVDHSVLKQVGEQFLNIRSGAGTTGAKAQYRGGEIRLPSSSSLVHSAVVSQSAAAGTNEAVAFGVLQHLLGAGPHVKRGSSASSKLVQGVAKATADPFDVSAFNTSYSDSGLFGVYTISQAAAAGDVIKAALAQVKAVADGGVTAADLTRAKAQLKGQILMSLETSEGLLEAMGTQALAEGAYHTPEEISKNIENVSLTDVANAAKKFVSGKKTMASNGNLIKTPFVDEV, encoded by the exons GTGACCAGGCTGCCCAGTGGACTGGTGATCACCTCCCTGGAGAACTATTCCCCAGCCTCCAAGATTGGTGTGTTCATCAAGGCCGGTTGTCGTTATGAGACTCCTGACAATCTGGGGGTCACTCACCTCCTCCGCCTGGCCTCCAACCTG ACAACCAAAGGAGCTTCATCTTTCAAGATATGTCGTGGTATTGAGGCAGTGGGAGGAAGCCTGAG TGTGACTTCTTCCAGGGAAAACATGATCTACACTGTTGACTGCTTAAGAGATGACAT TGACACCGTGATGGAGTATTTGATCAATGTGACAACAGCCCCTGAGTTCAGGCCATGGGAGGTTTCAGAATTGACAGACCGAGTGAAGATAGACAAGGCGCTGGCTGCACAGAGTGCTCAGATCG cCGTGGTTGAAGGTTTACATGAAGCAGCCTACAAGAACGCCCTCTGCAACTCCCTGTACTGCCCTGACCATATGGTTGGCAGCATCCACtctgaaaat CTGCACCAGTTTGTCCAGAATAATTTCACAAGTGCAAGAATGGCTCTTGTTGGACTTG GTGTTGACCATTCTGTGCTGAAGCAGGTGGGAGAACAATTCCTCAACATTCGCAGTGGGGCAGGCACTACAGGAGCCAAAGCTCAGTATCGTGGAG GTGAGATTCGTCTCCCCAGCTCCAGCAGCCTGGTCCATTCTGCTGTGGTGAGccagtcagcagcagcaggcaccAATGAGGCTGTGGCCTTTGGTGTGCTGCAACATTTACTGGGAGCTGGCCCACATGTCAAGAGGGGATCCAGTGCCTCCAGCAAACTAGTCCAGGGTGTTGCCAAGGCAACTGCTGACCCCTTTGAT GTCAGTGCTTTCAATACAAGCTACTCTGACTCTGGTCTGTTTGGAGTCTACACCATTTCtcaggctgcagctgctggtgAT GTGATTAAGGCTGCTCTTGCCCAGGTGAAGGCTGTTGCTGATGGTGGAGTCACAGCTGCTGACCTCACTCGAGCCAA GGCCCAGCTAAAGGGGCAGATCCTGATGTCTCTGGAGACTTCGGAGGGGTTGCTGGAAGCCATGGGCACCCAGGCTTTGGCTGAAGGAGCCTATCACACCCCTGAGGAAATCTccaaaaacattgaaaatgtcTCTTTGACTGACGTCGCCAAT gCTGCCAAGAAATTTGTGTCTGGTAAGAAGACCATGGCATCCAACGGCAACCTCATAAAAACACCTTTTGTAGATGAGGTCTAA